The proteins below come from a single Corynebacterium glyciniphilum AJ 3170 genomic window:
- a CDS encoding GNAT family N-acetyltransferase → MSRVEFVQMDHSWRSRYESLTSWTWPSSYAVDELAGLPLPFEWEHSVALADRQDGDRLAAEAAFHPFPDFAVPGGRLPANGLTSVAVQPTYRRQGLLRRMISRYLDMSIARGDALSVLLAQEYGIYGRFGYGHASDVVTLRIPHGTRLAAPRSITDRTDLGVDVDYVSPDRDAPFIHRVQRAQSRPGTPVRELPGFQHRALTSPPAPAQPLRILRVTCHDEPAAYALFNRSQDAGTSVAAVSDWNALGTAAEYTLWQTLLNQDLIDTVEARRVPADSVLTSLLPDPRATSPSLHDDLWARILDVPACLTARRYSADLDLALRINDPLIKANDGVWTLRVVNGTAEVSPATPGVSPDVSLSVAQLSAAYLGRPVLAQATRLGPSDDLVEHTPGSANLLHTALSWPELPGTTWGF, encoded by the coding sequence ATGTCTCGGGTTGAATTCGTGCAGATGGACCACAGTTGGCGTAGCCGCTACGAGTCGCTCACCTCCTGGACCTGGCCGTCGTCCTACGCGGTGGATGAGCTCGCCGGACTACCCCTGCCGTTCGAGTGGGAACACAGCGTGGCCCTGGCCGACAGGCAGGACGGTGACCGACTCGCCGCAGAGGCGGCGTTCCACCCGTTCCCTGACTTCGCCGTCCCCGGCGGACGCCTCCCCGCCAACGGCCTGACGTCGGTGGCGGTACAGCCGACCTACCGTCGTCAAGGCCTGCTACGACGCATGATCAGCCGCTATCTCGATATGAGCATCGCCCGTGGGGATGCCCTGAGCGTCCTGCTGGCCCAGGAATACGGTATCTACGGGCGTTTCGGTTACGGCCACGCCAGTGATGTCGTCACGCTGCGTATTCCACATGGCACGCGGTTGGCCGCGCCGCGGAGCATCACGGACCGCACCGACCTCGGCGTCGATGTCGACTATGTCTCGCCTGACCGGGACGCTCCATTCATCCACCGGGTGCAACGTGCCCAGTCCCGTCCGGGCACTCCGGTACGGGAGCTGCCGGGCTTCCAGCACCGGGCGCTGACGTCGCCTCCTGCTCCCGCCCAGCCGCTCCGGATCCTACGGGTCACCTGTCATGACGAGCCGGCGGCGTACGCACTGTTCAACCGGTCGCAGGACGCGGGGACATCCGTGGCAGCAGTGTCCGACTGGAATGCTCTGGGGACAGCGGCCGAGTACACGTTGTGGCAGACGCTGCTCAACCAGGACCTCATCGACACGGTGGAGGCGAGGCGGGTACCGGCGGATTCGGTCCTGACATCACTGCTCCCCGACCCCCGCGCAACGTCACCATCGCTGCATGACGACCTCTGGGCCCGCATTCTCGATGTGCCCGCCTGCCTGACGGCGCGACGTTACAGCGCGGACCTTGATCTTGCCCTCCGGATCAACGACCCGCTGATCAAGGCCAATGACGGTGTCTGGACGCTTCGCGTTGTCAACGGAACAGCCGAGGTCTCCCCCGCCACCCCGGGGGTCTCGCCGGATGTGTCCCTGTCGGTCGCGCAGCTGTCCGCGGCGTACCTGGGACGCCCGGTGCTGGCGCAGGCCACGCGACTCGGGCCGTCCGACGACCTGGTGGAGCACACCCCTGGCTCAGCAAACCTGCTCCACACCGCACTGTCGTGGCCGGAGCTTCCGGGCACGACCTGGGGTTTCTAG
- a CDS encoding alpha/beta hydrolase: protein MNKRAIARVTAAAVATALPLSVMSVLGTGAAFAGEAQPVSAPADSGDGRPASDYRNTATVNTPFPTRAAAEGANYVEESKAAWRDYLYQAEDGSNEEEGTSWKAGDRYTRMEERMVHSKAMNRNIPIVTIRAKEDPRNAPTIYLLNGADGGEGAANWLRQTNAIDFYGNQIGNVNVVIPMEGAFSYYTDWEQPNETLDKGGNTQAWETFLVQELPGPMEEALGTYNPNRSIIGMSMTGSTTLVYGEKYSGFYDSIGAYSGCAATSGEMARTVDIVLDRGNATYEQMWGDRNGKVARENDALVNAADLKDQKNIYVSSSSGLMGEHDVPSGDRLNGFLPGSITPAVEGGAIEAVTNACTHMLKSTTDAEGITQDSNNLVYNFRNTGTHQWGYWQDDMFDSWPTISEGLFPGNGAQAVEQRDAGKADYLEKNPGMGAKGSTPVSSLLPITDAVGEALAEQNAEGNE from the coding sequence ATGAACAAGCGCGCCATCGCCCGCGTCACGGCCGCCGCCGTCGCCACAGCCCTGCCCCTGTCCGTCATGAGTGTGCTCGGCACAGGTGCCGCATTCGCTGGCGAGGCCCAGCCTGTTTCTGCGCCTGCCGACTCCGGCGACGGTCGTCCGGCTTCGGATTACCGGAACACTGCGACCGTCAACACCCCCTTCCCCACGCGCGCTGCAGCGGAAGGGGCCAACTACGTCGAGGAGTCCAAGGCCGCCTGGCGCGACTACCTCTACCAGGCAGAAGACGGCTCCAACGAAGAGGAAGGCACCTCCTGGAAGGCCGGTGACCGGTACACCCGCATGGAAGAGCGCATGGTGCACTCCAAGGCGATGAACCGCAACATCCCGATCGTGACGATCCGTGCCAAGGAAGACCCTCGGAACGCCCCCACCATCTACCTGCTCAACGGGGCTGACGGTGGCGAGGGTGCAGCCAACTGGCTGCGCCAGACCAACGCCATCGACTTCTACGGCAACCAGATCGGCAACGTCAACGTCGTCATCCCCATGGAAGGGGCGTTCTCCTACTACACCGACTGGGAGCAGCCGAACGAAACCCTCGACAAGGGCGGCAACACGCAGGCATGGGAGACGTTCCTCGTCCAGGAACTCCCTGGGCCGATGGAAGAAGCCCTCGGCACATACAACCCCAACCGTTCCATCATCGGCATGTCCATGACCGGCTCGACCACCCTGGTCTACGGCGAGAAGTACTCCGGCTTCTACGACTCCATCGGCGCCTACTCCGGTTGCGCCGCCACCTCCGGCGAGATGGCACGCACCGTGGACATCGTCCTGGACCGCGGCAACGCCACCTACGAGCAGATGTGGGGCGACCGCAACGGCAAGGTGGCTCGCGAGAACGACGCCCTGGTCAACGCTGCCGATCTCAAGGACCAGAAGAACATCTACGTCTCCTCCTCCAGCGGGCTGATGGGCGAGCACGACGTTCCCTCCGGCGACCGTCTCAACGGCTTCCTCCCCGGCTCCATCACTCCCGCGGTCGAGGGTGGCGCCATCGAAGCGGTGACCAACGCCTGCACCCACATGCTGAAGTCCACCACCGATGCCGAAGGCATCACCCAGGACTCCAACAACCTGGTCTACAACTTCCGCAACACCGGCACTCACCAGTGGGGCTACTGGCAGGACGACATGTTCGACTCCTGGCCCACGATCTCCGAGGGCCTCTTCCCCGGCAACGGGGCACAGGCTGTCGAGCAGCGCGACGCGGGCAAGGCCGACTACCTGGAGAAGAACCCGGGCATGGGCGCCAAGGGTTCCACCCCGGTCTCCTCCCTGCTGCCGATCACGGACGCTGTCGGCGAAGCACTCGCCGAGCAGAACGCCGAAGGCAACGAGTAA
- a CDS encoding MFS transporter → MTENERNEQVPSLNPHHQQAGRTSRYSKAWLFVAFAVFSVAWGGNEATPMLVFYRQEAVFSEVFVDSLLVSYAVGIIAGLLICGPLSDRFGRKAVMLPAPAIALLGSVFIALGETTETVMFIGRILAGLAVGIAMSVGGSWIKELSTPSFDPAAVPSSGAKRATMSLTAGFGLGAGLAGVLAEWGPIPGQLPYIVHCVISVVALAGLMTVPETRQSAHLKVKGSFWSDILVPTITHPRFLTVVAPIAPWVFGAAGVAYAITPRLVQDQVDVPVAFSGLLTVIALASGFTIQQFGPRINTEHNARGPIVALILVIVGMAVATVTAVDIAVWSAVIVAIVLGAAYGLCLISGLTEVQRIAGPDDLAGLTAAYYTLTYIGFFFPMILTRLSSTFTYPEMLGAGIVVAVVFLVIVTVFSRKNLPSTGE, encoded by the coding sequence ATGACCGAGAACGAGCGCAATGAGCAGGTTCCCTCATTGAACCCGCACCACCAACAGGCCGGACGCACGTCCCGCTACTCCAAGGCCTGGCTATTCGTGGCCTTCGCCGTGTTCAGCGTGGCGTGGGGCGGTAATGAAGCGACCCCCATGCTCGTCTTCTACCGCCAGGAAGCCGTATTCAGTGAGGTCTTCGTCGACTCCTTGCTGGTGTCCTACGCTGTCGGCATCATTGCCGGGCTGTTGATCTGTGGTCCTCTGTCGGACCGCTTCGGTCGCAAGGCCGTGATGCTCCCGGCACCGGCAATTGCTCTGTTGGGAAGCGTATTCATCGCTCTCGGTGAAACCACCGAGACGGTCATGTTCATCGGGCGGATCCTTGCCGGGCTTGCCGTCGGTATCGCGATGTCGGTCGGAGGCTCCTGGATCAAAGAACTCTCCACTCCGTCGTTCGACCCCGCCGCGGTGCCTTCATCCGGGGCCAAACGCGCGACGATGTCGTTGACCGCTGGTTTCGGACTCGGCGCGGGTCTGGCTGGTGTCCTGGCGGAATGGGGGCCCATTCCCGGGCAGCTGCCCTATATCGTGCACTGTGTTATTTCCGTCGTCGCGCTCGCCGGCCTGATGACGGTGCCTGAGACCCGCCAGTCCGCACATCTGAAGGTGAAGGGCTCCTTCTGGTCCGACATCCTTGTCCCGACGATCACGCACCCGCGGTTCCTTACCGTGGTTGCACCGATCGCGCCGTGGGTGTTCGGCGCTGCGGGAGTGGCCTACGCCATCACACCGCGCCTGGTCCAGGACCAGGTGGACGTGCCCGTCGCCTTCTCTGGTCTACTCACCGTCATCGCGTTGGCGTCTGGCTTTACGATTCAGCAGTTCGGGCCCCGGATCAATACCGAGCACAATGCGCGCGGTCCGATCGTCGCGTTGATCCTCGTGATCGTCGGCATGGCGGTCGCCACCGTCACCGCGGTCGACATCGCGGTGTGGAGCGCCGTCATCGTCGCCATCGTCCTCGGCGCCGCCTACGGACTGTGCCTGATCAGTGGGCTGACTGAGGTGCAGCGGATTGCAGGGCCGGATGACCTGGCGGGATTGACCGCTGCGTACTACACGTTGACCTACATCGGTTTCTTCTTCCCGATGATCCTCACACGGCTGTCCTCCACGTTCACCTATCCCGAGATGCTCGGTGCGGGGATCGTGGTCGCCGTGGTCTTCCTCGTGATCGTCACTGTGTTCTCGCGGAAGAATCTGCCGTCGACGGGGGAGTAA
- the lpdA gene encoding dihydrolipoyl dehydrogenase, whose protein sequence is MAEHYDVVVIGAGPGGYVSAIRAAQLGLKTAVIEKQYWGGVCLNVGCIPSKALIRNADISHILTHDAKTFGITGDNISMDYSVAHKRSRKVSAGIVKGVHFLMKKNKITEINGLGSFTDDHTVEITDGDDAGKTITFDNAIIASGSVVKSLPGVEIGGNIVSYEEQILDENAPKSMVVIGAGAIGMEFAYVLANFGVDITVVEFMDRVLPNEDKDVSKEIAKQYKKLGVNLKTGHKTTAVRDLGGDAGVEVDIESADGSKSETIKADRVMVSIGFAPRVEGFGLENTGVKLTERGAIDIDERMRTNVKGIYAIGDVTAKLQLAHVAEAQGVVAAETIADVETQELGDYNNMPRATFCNPQVASFGYTEEAARKMAEENGREIKVASFPYSANGKAMGLNEGVGFVKIVVDAEYGELIGGHMVGPDVSELLPELTLAQRFDLTAEEIGRNVHTHPTLSEAIKEAAEGTMGHMINL, encoded by the coding sequence GTGGCTGAACATTATGACGTAGTAGTAATCGGTGCGGGCCCTGGCGGATATGTCTCCGCCATCCGTGCGGCACAGCTGGGCCTGAAGACCGCAGTGATCGAGAAGCAGTATTGGGGCGGCGTCTGTCTGAACGTCGGCTGCATCCCCTCCAAGGCGTTGATCCGTAACGCGGACATCTCGCACATCCTCACTCACGATGCCAAGACCTTCGGCATCACGGGTGACAACATCAGCATGGACTACAGCGTGGCCCACAAGCGCTCACGCAAGGTGTCCGCTGGCATCGTCAAGGGTGTCCACTTCCTGATGAAGAAGAATAAGATCACCGAGATCAACGGTCTCGGCTCGTTCACTGACGACCACACCGTCGAGATCACCGACGGTGACGACGCCGGCAAGACCATCACCTTCGACAACGCCATCATCGCCTCCGGCTCCGTGGTGAAGTCCCTGCCGGGTGTTGAGATCGGCGGCAACATCGTCTCCTACGAGGAGCAGATCCTCGACGAGAATGCCCCGAAGTCCATGGTGGTCATCGGTGCCGGTGCCATCGGCATGGAATTCGCCTACGTGCTCGCCAACTTCGGCGTCGACATCACCGTCGTCGAGTTCATGGACCGCGTCCTGCCTAACGAGGACAAGGACGTCTCCAAGGAGATCGCCAAGCAGTACAAGAAGCTCGGCGTGAATCTCAAGACCGGTCACAAGACCACCGCCGTGCGCGACCTCGGCGGCGACGCCGGTGTCGAAGTCGACATCGAGTCCGCCGACGGCTCCAAGTCCGAGACCATCAAGGCAGACCGTGTCATGGTCTCCATCGGCTTCGCGCCCCGCGTCGAGGGTTTCGGCCTGGAGAACACCGGCGTCAAGCTCACCGAGCGTGGTGCCATTGACATCGACGAACGTATGCGCACCAACGTCAAGGGCATCTACGCCATCGGTGACGTCACCGCCAAGCTGCAGCTCGCCCACGTGGCAGAGGCGCAGGGTGTGGTCGCCGCCGAGACCATCGCAGACGTGGAAACCCAGGAGCTGGGCGACTACAACAACATGCCGCGCGCCACATTCTGCAACCCGCAGGTCGCGTCCTTCGGCTACACCGAGGAGGCAGCCCGGAAGATGGCGGAGGAGAATGGCCGCGAGATCAAGGTCGCGTCCTTCCCCTACAGTGCCAACGGTAAGGCTATGGGGCTCAACGAGGGGGTCGGCTTCGTGAAGATCGTCGTCGACGCCGAGTACGGCGAGCTCATCGGCGGCCATATGGTTGGCCCGGACGTCTCCGAGCTGCTGCCCGAGCTCACCCTGGCACAGCGCTTCGACCTTACCGCCGAGGAGATCGGACGCAACGTCCACACCCACCCGACGCTGTCGGAGGCCATCAAGGAGGCCGCCGAGGGCACCATGGGTCACATGATCAACCTGTAG